A single region of the Triticum dicoccoides isolate Atlit2015 ecotype Zavitan chromosome 2B, WEW_v2.0, whole genome shotgun sequence genome encodes:
- the LOC119360264 gene encoding protein PAIR1-like codes for MVQDIRRAPARAGAIAALSRAKAWIPELDPADLALGYPILKEDGTVFDEHDSTACVKDIRPVAALIGNDTDLTKYQPGYDSENRRIPTPPYDEAGQQHQPTHTSLPVVVQILIFLVLRSAPPRRPAIAAASPGKGREEEPMKRGTNSACDLRAVSLPPPLSGAGRASAPPASSASAAGNPPQAVGTQQQSFSLPRPKLPRLSESEAFVDRTLHRPTPARHQGFGLHDDSSKRMPPFPPTSVSRAQEEPQQQQPVIISNSTIPHWNPSPTDTRCRVNEDAECRFQQLSGSVHKVGMVLDSVQTDVIQLNRTMKDASVESGGVQQKFDLLEDTLQKIIQGQNDLKVLAENSMKSNSDQLNVLNSRTSKLNEMSLVVSACPKQVQADLRELHGDIFRVLTKDMEGVVRDIRSLNTRPAAMPMLPLKDKNFSPNERLQRNQVVAKGIPLMNGVSVANRRPIMNQTPVANGRPLMNQTPVENGSPMIINQAPVGYGRSQLKQTPVTPQRDLTSEINGRPQKDRIPVADGSPHMEQIPPTKPLPACSTCTTRASVLKPKIEQGEVKAAHMVGTIYKGRQFYRLAPTQKEVLNQKVNPQEPTKKEPVKIIIGSDNDSKGCTSRGILNMEPADLMKEVGSESGPRLVWGVRKRRTSSETLPIDAATLLPGEGEKRRRGPGPDAQKDEAVHAVEAAPAKRAHRFNPKYDATLWITC; via the exons ATGGTCCAAGATATAAGGAGGGCGCCCGCAAGAGCCGGGGCCATAGCCGCGTTGAGCCGAGCGAAAGCATGGattccagagctagacccggccgacctcgctcttggatacccgaTTCTGAAAGAAGATGGGACCGTATTTGATGAACATGACTCCACCGCCTGTGTCAAAGATATACGCCCCGTGGCTGCTCTTATCGGGAACGATACTGATcttaccaagtatcagccgggctatgacagcgagaaccggagaatcccaacCCCTCCCTATgatgaa GCGGGTCAGCAGCATCAACCCACACACACCTCTCTCCCTGTGGTGGTTCAAATTTTAATTTTCCTGGTGCTCCGCtccgctcctcctcgccggccggccatcgccgccgcctcgccggggaAGGGAAGGGAGGAGGAGCCGATGAAGCGCGGGACCAACAGCGCGTGCGACCTCCGCGCCGTCTCTCTCCCCCCGCCCCT GAGCGGCGCCGGGAGGGCCAGCGCGCCCCCTGCTTCCTCCGCGTCGGCGGCGGGGAATCCGCCCCAGGCGGTGGGGACCCAGCAGCAGAGCTTCTCGCTCCCGCGCCCGAAGCTGCCGCGGCTCTCGGAGTCGGAGGCCTTCGTCGACCGGACCCTCCACCGCCCCACGCCCGCGCGCCACCAG GGATTTGGCTTGCATGACGACTCGTCGAAGAGGATGCCTCCATTTCCTCCCACTTCAGTGTCTCGTGCACAAGAAGAGCCCCAGCAGCAGCAACCGGTGATCATATCCAACAGCACTATCCCACACTGGAACCCCTCTCCTACAGACACTAGAT GTCGGGTTAACGAAGATGCTGAGTGCAGGTTTCAGCAGCTGTCAGGTTCAGTACACAAGGTGGGGATGGTATTGGACTCGGTACAAACTGATGTTATTCAGTTAAACAGAACCATGAAGGACGCATCAGTTGAAT CTGGTGGTGTGCAGCAGAAGTTTGATCTCCTAGAGGATACACTTCAGAAAATT ATTCAAGGACAAAATGATCTCAAAGTACTTGCTGAAAATAGCATGAAAAGCAACTCTGATCAGCTGAATGTTCTCAACTCTCGCACCAGCAAATTGAATGAGATGTCTTTGGTCGTTTCAGCCTGCCCAAAACAAGTGCAAGCAGATTTAAGGGAGCTGCATGGTGACATCTTCAGGGTTCTTACAAAGGACATGGAG GGGGTTGTTAGAGATATCAGGTCTCTGAATACTAGGCCTGCTGCAATGCCGATGCTGCCA CTGAAGGACAAGAACTTCTCCCCCAATGAGAGACTACAGAGAAACCAAGTGGTGGCAAAAGGAATTCCCCTGATGAACGGAGTGTCTGTAGCAAATAGAAGACCTATAATGAACCAGACACCAGTAGCAAATGGACGACCCCTGATGAACCAAACACCAGTGGAAAATGGAAGCCCCATGATCATCAACCAGGCTCCAGTAGGATATGGAAGGTCCCAGCTGAAACAAACACCAGTTACACCCCAGAGGGATCTAACATCAGAGATAAATGGAAGGCCCCAGAAGGACCGAATACCAGTAGCAGATGGAAGTCCCCATATGGAACAAATTCCGCCAACAAAACC CCTTCCTGCATGTTCCACTTGTACTACAAGGGCGTCAGTTCTGAAGCCAAAGATAGAACAGGGTGAGGTAAAAGCAGCTCACATGGTTGGTACCATCTACAAAGGGCGTCAGTTCTACAGGCTAGCACCTACACAGAAAGAGGTGTTGAATCAAAAGGTCAATccccaagagccaactaagaag GAACCAGTTAAAATAATCATCGGTTCAGATAATGACAGTAAAGGGTGCACTTCCCGGGGGATTCTGAACATGGAACCAG CTGACCTGATGAAGGAAGTCGGCAGCGAGTCGGGCCCACGGCTTGTGTGGGgggtgaggaagaggaggacgagcagcgAGACGCTGCCCATTGATGCCGCCACCTTGCTGCCAGGAGAAGGGGAGAAGAGGAGGCGGGGACCTGGACCAGACGCACAGAAGGACGAGGCTGTTCACGCGGTTGAAGCTGCTCCAGCAAAGCGGGCTCACAGGTTCAACCCCAAGTACGACGCGACCCTGTGGATCACCTGCTGA
- the LOC119361817 gene encoding exocyst complex component EXO70A1-like — MANVLAHAFQAAQENHAVAEETFRLCDEDRLSEVFRKVRRSIEQHPHSKQADTTCCVSAERISHDSYPSSDDGDVPEWHLHFSNQANPLDGTGKRQLHYPAHMYMEMEGLEFECILPARMDQLEDIVRHHIVTVGPGYETELLQHLSHSTDALTSIFNELEIRLTSISPSECQDLPIKLKTYTELLWMIKRELCDESTQSREFKQLCDESTQSREFKMGYFAQFAKHPIEILVKIALLLSKMEWSVTDICSMMLAYEAVMDVVPLIQNLIPSESDDLLPKIKSNIWESFSKIVGSLGDPQDGAIHSVTCSLVDSVKIFHSHKELVQFFAPDDDCHSFGNLLFGVIESWISALEEHTMLDRQWKNIFILNNMSHLKGKTNGLLDDLLAQQHLNFPHLGYFKSLTEIWIQDYVLDAWKPALSCLWVGRHSSLVKFTSTFNGIFDHQKTWVVPDLVLRETLRDRIKRHILPTYSAFLVDYPDTGPSGCLCLWGDSAKEIYTTESLEKVVGTIFEGGTGQPTSPSLSPYYP; from the exons ATGGCCAATGTACTTGCACATGCTTTTCAGGCAGCTCAAGAGAACCATGCGGTTGCAGAGGAAACATTCAGATTATGTGACGAGGATCGTCTGTCTGAAGTTTTCAGAAAAGTGCGCCGGTCCATTGAGCAGCACCCCCACTCAAAGCAGGCAGACACGACGTGCTGTGTCTCAGCTGAAAGGATAAGCCATGACAGTTATCCATCATCTGATGATGGTGATGTTCCAGAGTGGCACCTTCATTTTTCCAACCAGGCCAATCCCCTTGATGGAACTGGCAAGCGGCAGCTTCATTATCCAGCGCATATGTATATGGAAATGGAGGGTCTTGAATTTGAATGTATCTTACCTGCCCGTATGGACCAACTAGAAGACATTGTACGCCATCACATAGTGACTGTTGGTCCTGGTTACGAGACAGAGCTACTCCAACATCTCTCACACAGCACAGATGCATTGACCAG CATTTTCAATGAGCTGGAAATTCGGCTGACCAGTATTAGTCCTTCTGAATGTCAAGATTTGCCCATCAAGTTGAAAACATACACCGAATTGCTCTGGATGATTAAAAGGGAGTTATGTGATGAGAGTACACAATCTAGGGAATTTAAGCAGTTATGTGATGAGAGTACACAATCTAGGGAATTTAAGATGGGCTACTTTGCACAGTTTGCAAAACACCCTATAGAAATTCTCGTGAAAATTGCACTTCTTCTCAGCAAGATGGAGTGGTCTGTCACTGATATTTGTTCAATGATGCTTGCATATGAGGCAGTTATGGATGTTGTTCCACTTATCCAAAATTTAATTCCCAGTGAATCTGATGATCTCTTACCCAAGATTAAAAGTAACATCTGGGAGTCTTTCAGTAAAATAGTTGGCAGTTTGGGGGATCCTCAGGATGGCGCCATTCACTCAGTGACATGTTCCCTCGTAGACTCGGTGAAGATTTTCCATAGTCACAAAGAGTTAGTGCAATTTTTTGCCCCAGATGATGACTGCCACTCGTTTGGTAATCTTCTGTTTGGCGTGATTGAAAGCTGGATATCTGCACTCGAGGAACATACGATGTTAGATCGTCAGTGGAAGAACATTTTCATACTGAACAACATGAGTCATTTAAAGGGGAAGACAAATGGTCTGTTAGATGATTTGCTGGCTCAGCAGCATCTTAATTTTCCTCATCTTGGTTATTTCAAATCACTCACGGAAATCTGGATCCAGGATTACGTGCTGGATGCTTGGAAGCCAGCCTTATCTTGTTTGTGGGTTGGTCGGCACTCATCCTTGGTTAAATTTACCTCAACATTCAATGGGATTTTTGATCATCAGAAAACTTGGGTGGTTCCTGATCTTGTTCTACGGGAAACTCTAAGAGACCGTATAAAGAGGCATATTTTGCCAACATACAGCGCTTTCTTGGTGGATTACCCAGATACTGGGCCGTCTGGTTGTTTGTGTTTGTGGGGAGATTCAGCAAAAGAGATATATACCACAGAGAGTTTGGAGAAGGTGGTGGGCACGATATTTGAAGGAGGAACTGGACAGCCTACTTCTCCTTCCCTTTCTCCTTATTATCCATAG
- the LOC119361816 gene encoding 7-deoxyloganetin glucosyltransferase-like, with product MGAATTNKKPHAVFVPFPAQGHITPMMKLAKIFHCKGFHVTFVNTEYNHRRLVRSRGPDAVAGLSDFRFATIPDGLPPSDADATQDIPSLCNSIMTTCLPNLKNLLHDLNSAAEVPQVTCVVADGVMSFSMDAVVELGVPCVLFWTASVCGFMGYRNFQFLLDEGLTPLKDEEQVKNGYLDTPVAHARGMSKHMRLRDFSSFIRTTDPGDVMFNFLKHEVEQSDRAAAVILNTFDELEQTALDAMCSILPLPVYTVGPLNFLTERLVSEGDVGDRLAAIRPSLWREDWSCLEWLRGREPRSVVYVNYGSITTMSGQELVEFAWGLANCGYDFLWIVRNDLVKGDTAVLPPEFLEATKGRCLLASWCEQEAVLRHEAVGAFLTHCGWNSMMEGLSAGVPMLCWPFFAEQETNSRYACVEWGIGMEVGDDVHREVVEARIREVMGGEGVGKEMRRKAAEWSEIAVRATTQPGGRSLANLESLFKDVLLTAAKIVG from the exons ATGGGTGCTGCTACCACGAACAAGAAGCCCCACGCTGTGTTCGTGCCGTTCCCGGCTCAGGGGCACATCACGCCGATGATGAAGCTGGCAAAGATCTTTCACTGCAAGGGCTTCCATGTCACCTTCGTCAACACCGAATATAATCACCGCCGTCTGGTCCGCTCCCGCGGTCCTGACGCCGTGGCAGGCCTTTCGGACTTCCGCTTCGCCACCATTCCTGACGGTTTGCCCCCGTCCGATGCCGATGCCACGCAGGACATACCATCCCTCTGCAATTCCATCATGACCACCTGCCTCCCCAACCTAAAGAACCTACTCCACGACCTCAACAGTGCAGCTGAGGTGCCACAGGTGACATGTGTCGTGGCGGATGGCGTCATGAGCTTTAGCATGGATGCCGTGGTGGAACTCGGCGTGCCGTGTGTGTTGTTCTGGACTGCCAGCGTCTGCGGTTTCATGGGCTACCGCAACTTCCAGTTCCTCCTAGACGAGGGCCTCACCCCTCTCAAAG ACGAAGAGCAAGTGAAGAACGGGTACTTGGACACGCCGGTGGCACACGCACGTGGGATGAGCAAGCACATGCGTCTCCGAGACTTCTCATCCTTCATCCGCACGACGGACCCTGGCGACGTGATGTTCAACTTCCTCAAGCATGAGGTCGAGCAGTCGGACCGTGCGGCCGCTGTCATCCTCAACACCTTTGACGAGCTTGAGCAGACGGCTCTGGACGCCATGTGTTCCATCCTCCCTCTGCCCGTCTACACCGTCGGCCCACTTAACTTCCTCACTGAGCGGCTGGTTTCGGAAGGCGATGTTGGTGACAGGCTCGCCGCCATACGCCCCAGCCTCTGGAGAGAAGACTGGTCCTGCCTCGAATGGCTCCGGGGTAGGGAGCCCCGATCCGTGGTGTATGTCAACTATGGAAGCATAACCACCATGTCCGGGCAGGAGCTGGTGGAGTTTGCGTGGGGGCTTGCCAACTGCGGCTACGACTTCCTCTGGATCGTGAGGAATGACCTGGTAAAGGGCGATACAGCCGTCCTACCTCCTGAGTTCCTGGAGGCAACCAAGGGCAGGTGCCTTCTTGCGAGCTGGTGCGAGCAGGAGGCGGTGTTGCGGCACGAGGCGGTGGGCGCCTTCTTGACACACTGTGGGTGGAACTCAATGATGGAGGGCCTTAGTGCCGGGGTGCCAATGTTGTGTTGGCCCTTCTTCGCTGAGCAGGAAACCAATTCCCGTTACGCGTGTGTGGAGTGGGGCATTGGGATGGAAGTTGGCGATGATGTGCATCGGGAGGTGGTCGAGGCAAGGATACGGGAGGTGATGGGAGGAGAAGGGGTGGGGAAAGAAATGAGGCGGAAGGCGGCGGAGTGGAGCGAGATAGCCGTTCGTGCAACAACACAACCTGGTGGCAGGTCGTTGGCCAACCTCGAGAGTCTGTTCAAGGATGTACTACTGACCGCCGCTAAAATTGTTGGGTAG